In the Aeromicrobium fastidiosum genome, CGGTGACCAGGACGACGGTCAGGCCCTCGGTCAGCATCGCTGCGAGCTCGGGCGTGCGTCGCTCCTCGTTGCCCTCGAAGTACGAGACGACGCGTCCGCCGATCTCGACGCCCAGGTCGGACGCGAGTCGCTTGAGCCGGCGGGTGTCCTCGGCCGCGACGACGTCGGCGGAGACCAGGGCGTCCGCGAGGCGTCCGCTGGCGTCGGCGACCTGTCCGATGGGCGTCGCGGCGAGGATCAGCATGCCGGCCAGTCTGGCACCCGGCCGGCCTCCCGGCCTGGGCGGTGCGTATGCCACGTTCTGGAAGCGAATCTGCGCTCGTACGGTGGCAGATCCACCGCTGAGGCCGGGAGACGCGGGCGATTCAGACGGTGACCGGCTGGAAGAGCGACGCCCATCGGCGGCCGAAGACCGGGGCCGGCCCGTTGTATCCGCGGTGGACCAGCTGATCGTGGAGCGCCAGGACCAACGACCGCGGCCGCGCGAGCCGCTCGTTGGTGACCTGGTGGTAGTCCCAGCCGATCCGGCGGAAGCCGGCATAGCGGTCGATGTCGCGCGCGAACTGCCGGATGTCGAGGGCGTGCTGCCTGCCCTCGTACTCCACCACCAGGCGCCAGAGGCGATAGACCAGATCGCCGATGCCGACCAACGTCCCGGCGGCGTCGCGAACGTCGACGTTGACTTCTGGCCGCGGCAGGCCGGCGAAGACGACGACGGCCCGCGTCTCGGACTCCTTGGTCGACCGCGCCCGTCCGTCGAGGTGAGCCGCCACGACCGTCGCCTGGGCTGCGCCCGACCGCCACGGGAGATTCGGACGAACTCGGCCAGGGGTCGTCCTCATGTGATCGTTGCTCAGCAGCCAGTCGCCGATGATGATCAGGTCGATCATCCGCTCGGTGGCGGCCAGCGCGACGAACGCTGCCTCGGCGCACACGCCCGTCGGGCCGGACGGTGGCATCCGCTTCGTCCGGTGCAGCACGATGCCGTCGACGTCGAGATGGAGATCGCGGGCCACGACGAAGTGCAACGGCTCGAGCCTGCCGTGCTCCATCCCCAGCTCACGCAGTCGGGTCGAGTGCGTCGTCCGTGCGTCCGATGGCAGATTGCGACGCGCAGCGGCGATCTGCTCATCCGGTGGCAGCTCCAGATCAGCGAGGCAGTACACACGCGGATAGACCTGCCTGAAGCGTGCGTGTTCGAGCATCCGCGGCGTGATGCCGGCTCGGCTGGCCTCGTCCAGGCTGAACGTCCGACCGGCGAGATGGTCGGGGACGGGAGTGGGAGTTCGCATGCTCCATCCGAAACGGTGCGAACGCAGGCCGGCCACGGTCCCAGCCGCGGCTGTGGACGTCCGGGGCTGCAACACCGCCTGTGGACCAGGCTCAGGGGTGGATGGACCACCGTCTGAGCCGGCAGCGGCACCTATCCGGTGGCAGATCCACCGCCCCCGCCGGGACAGTGGCTCATGCACACCGGGGGCGGGTGCACCTAGGCTGTTCGGCGTGACGGTCCTGGAACGCATCCCCCACCGCGTCTGGGGGTGGATCGGCCCCCTCGGCATCACGGTGCTGGCATTCGTGCTGCGCGTCTGGAACGTCGGCTACCCCAACGCCTTCGTGTTCGACGAGACGTACTACGCCAAGGACGCCTGGTCGCTGCTGCAGCACGGCTACGTGCAGGACTTCACCGAGACCGCCAACGCCCAGATCGTCAAGGGCGACCTGACCGGCATCATGACCGGCGAGCCGTCGTGGATCGTGCACCCCGACGGCGGCAAGTGGCTCATCGCGCTCGGCGAGCAGGCATTCGGCTTCGACTCCTTCGGGTGGCGCATCTCGGGCGTCGTGATCGGCGCGCTCACGGTGCTGGTGCTGGCCCGCCTGGTGCTGAGGATGACCGGATCGGTCGTGGTGTCGTGCATCGCGGCGCTGCTGCTGACGGTCGACGGCATGCACTTCGTGATGTCCCGTCTGGCGCTGCTCGACATCTTCCTGGCGTTCTGGATCGTGTGCGGCGTGGCCTGCGTCGTGGCCGACCGCGACTGGATCCGCAGTCGCCTCGACCGGTACCGGTTCGTGCGGCCGTGGCAGCTGCTCGCCGGCGTGAGCTTCGGGATGGCCTGCGCCACCAAGTGGAGCGGTGTCTACGCACTCGCAGCGTTCGGCGTGCTCGCCGTCGTGTGGGAGGTCATGGCCCGGCGCAAGGCAGGTCCGAGCCACGGATGGCTGCGCCGCACCCTGACGGTCGGCGTGCCGGCCTTCGGCTCGATCGTCGTCGTGGCCCTGCTCGTCTACCTCGTGACCTGGACCGGGTTCCTGCTGCACCACGAGGTGTACGAGGCCCGCTTCGGGCACGGCTACGGCGACTACTCGGCACCGTGGGGGTCCTACGTCGACCGTCCGACGACGGGCTTCCTGGGCGAGACCCGCGACGCGTTCCGGTCGCTGTGGCACTTCCACGTCATGACCTACGGGTTCCACACCAGCGACCTGAACTCGGCCACGCACCCCTACCAGTCCAATCCGGCCTCGTGGCTCCTGCAGCTGCGCCCGGTCGGGGCGGACGCCCGCTTCGACCTGCCTGCCTCGACCCGGTGCGGACAGGCCGAGGGCAGCACGTGCATCCGCGAGATCCTGATCCTCGGCAACCCCGTCATCTGGTGGAGCGGCGTGCTGGCGCTGGTCGCCGCCTTCCCGCTGTGGCTGCGCACCTGGTCGTGGACGTGGGCCGTCCCGATCGTCGCGGTGCTGGTGAGCTGGCTGCCGTGGTTCCGGTTCGATGACCGTCCGATCTTCTCGTTCTACGCCGTCGCGTTCGTGCCGTTCACGATCGTGGCGATCTGCCTGGTCATCCACTGGCTGCTGGGCCTCGCGACGACTCCCCGGCTCAGGTACGGCATCGGTCTCGCGGTGGGCGCGTTTGTGGTCGCCGCGGTCGTCTCGTTCTGGTTCTTCCACCCCGTCTACACCGACGACCTGATCCCGTACGACTCGTGGCGCGACCGCATGTGGTTGTCGCGCTGGATCTGACCCCGGGGCGACACCGCTCGGCGGAGTGCGGCACCGGCGTTGATAATGGTCGGGCACGTGCTCGGACGACATCGGAGGGGATTGGTCGTGACCACGCACCGCAGACGTCGTCGTGCTGCGCTCACCGCCGTTGCGCTCGGCGCTGCCTGGCTGGGGATGGCCCCGTCGCCGGTCGCTGCTGCCGAGTGCCCGCAGCAGCTGCCTTCGTGCATCGTCGTCTCCGTCGTCTCGACGTCGGGCGGTCAGACCACGGTGCTGACCGAGTACACCGTGTCGCCGGCCGACCTGCAGCCGCTCACCGACGAGGCCCTCAACGCCAAGCCCTACGCGCTGCGCAAGAACCCGGCGTCGAAGGGCGGCAAGGTCGACACGCGCCCCATCGCCCAGGGCCAGCGGGTGACGGTCAACACGCTGCTGAAGACCCTCGACCCGAACCTGCTCGGCACGGCGACCTATCTCGAGACGCCCAATGCCGCTGGCGTCCCGGCGGTGCTCTCACCGGCCGACCTCGCCGATCCTGACGCCCCCGACGACACCGACGGTGACGGCCAGCCCGACACCGTCTACCCCTTCGTCGACCGGCTCGCGCCTGCGGTGTTCGTGACGCCCAGCGGCCGCCTGGGCTACATCCGGCCCCTGCGCGACGCGGATGAGGACACCAACGCGTCCGACTACTTCCAGGTGACCGGGCGGCTCGACCTGACGGTGCACACGACCGGCAGCCTCCTGGCACCGTCCGTCACGTCGAGCAACGGCACCGAGCTCGACCTCGACGGCCGGACGACGTTCTCGGTCACGTTCGCCGAGAAGCCGCGGACGCGGGTCGTCAGCACGACGTGGGACTTCGGCGACGGATCCGTCAAGGGCACCAAGCGCGAGAAGCCGTCCAAGTCGTATGCCGAACGGGGCACCTACGCGGTCGCGGTCGCGGTGCGGACGAGCGACGGGTCGTACGGCCGGTCGGCACCGGTCGAGGTCAAGGTCGCGAAGCCGCCCAAGGCACCGACGAGCGGCTCCGGCGGCGGCGACGGGCTGGGCGGTGGTGGCGGGTTGCCCGCTCCGTACGACCCGTTCGACGGCGGCCTCGACGTGCCCCAAGACGTCCCGGAAGAACTCGCGCCCGACGACGTCCCCGAGGACGTGCCGTCCGCACCCGTCGACGACGGCCTCGAACCGGTCGAGGGATACGTGCTCGCCGGGGCCGAGCTCGTCCCCGGCGGTACCCCCGAGTCGATCCCGGGCACCCAGTCGTCGACGGCTCCCGCCCCGGCCACCCAAGCATCCACCCGTCAGCGCATCGCGACCTGGACAGTGGCCGCACTCGCAGTGCTGCTGCTGGTGGGCGTGGGCGCTGCCAGCGAGAGCCGCTGGCTCCGACACCGACTGCGCCACCTCAGGAGAGCCGCATGAGCGACACGATCTACGACATCATCTTCCGCGTCGCGGAGGTGCTCGAGCTGCCGGTGGTCATCCTGACGCTGCTGGCCCTCGCCACAACCCTGGTCGAGGTGGGTGCCTTCATCGCCGAGCTCGTCAAGCGGCGCGGGCGCACGTTCGCGCAGCTGTCGAAGGCCGGTGCGTCGGCGCGCCGCGCCGTGGACGAGAAGCGGTACGACGAGGCCCGGGCGCTGCTGCAGACCGCCGCGTGGAGCACGCCGGTCGGCAAGGCGTTCACGGTGCTCGTCGACGCCGTCGCCCAGCCCGGAGCCGACACCCGCATCGCCAAGGAGCTCGCCGACTTCGACTTCGGCCGGCAGGCCCGACTCTCCCGCACCCGCCTGCTGGTGCGCCTCGGCCCCGCGCTGGGCCTGATGGGCACGCTGATACCTCTCGCCCCTGCGCTCGACGGCCTGGCCCGCGGCGACGTCGACGCGCTCACCGAGAACCTGCGCCTCGCCTTCAGCATCACGGTGCTGGGCATCCTGATCGGCGTGATCGCCCTGGCACTGTCGCTGTTCCGCGAACGACGGTACGGGCAGGACTTCTCCGATCTCGAGTACGTCGCGGCGATCCTGACCGACGACGGATCGGCAGCCGCGTCGATCGCGGCTCCTGCGCCGGCGTCGTCGACCGCTCCTGCCTCGGCCACCGCTCCCCTGCCGTCCCTGGTGCCACCTGCCCCGCCCACGCCAGCGGGTCCGACACCGGCTCCGGCTCCGAAGGACCCCGGAGGTACCTCGTGATCAAGGTGACGCCGCGTGCGCGCGTGCACCAGGACCGCGCGGGTGACCCGCTCGACGGCCTGGTCAACATGTTCGACATCGGCATCGTGCTGGCGGTCGGGTTCCTCCTCGCGGCGCTGTCGTCGCTGGGCCTGTCGGACGCGGTCAACGAGAACGGCCTGACCAAGCCGACGCTCGACTCGATCCCGCTCAAGCCCGGCCAGACCCTCGAGCCGGTGCCGAGCGAGGGCGTCAAGACGGAGGGCCGGGGCACACCGGTCGGCACGGTCTACCGTCTCGCCGACGGCCGTCTGGTCTACGTGACCGGCGACGGGTCCACGGCTCCCGTCAGCCCCGACGCCGGCTCGTCCGACCCCGACACCGCGCCCGACCAGGACGAGCAGCCCGACGACGTGCCGGACGAGCTGACGCCCGACCTGCAGGGCGAGCTGCCGGCCCCCGACTTTCCGACCACGGCCCCGTAGGACGCAGCTACCCGGTGGCCGGTCGCCTGACCGCCGCCCCGTCGAGCACCATGCCGACGATCCAGGCGATGTCGGCGGCTGCCGCGACCGGTGGCCGCGACGGGCGGGTCAAGGACGACAGCACGAGGCGCACCATCGCCTCGACGACGGTACGCAGCTCGTCGGCGTCGAGACCGGTCGGCGGGTACAGCTCGTCGATGGTCTGCTGCACCACCATGACGGCGGCGTCGACGATCTCGCCGGACTCGGTCGTCAGGATGGTCAGGAAGTCGTTGTCGCGCGATGCAGGAGCCGTGCCGACGATCGTGCGGACGAGCAGGCTCTCCTCGCCCAGCTGCAGGGTGCCCTCGCAGGCCGCCCGGATGCCGTCGAGGATGTCGGCCTCGGCCCGCATGCGGGTGCTCACGACGGTCAGGAACCGCTGCAGCTCGCGCAGGGCCAGGTGCTCGGCCAGGCCGTGCTTGGTGCCGAACTCGTTGTAGACGGTCTGGCGGCTGACGCCCGCGGCACCGGCCACGCCCGACATCGTGACCGCCGCCCACCCCGACGACTCAATGACCGCCTGCGCGGCGTCGAGCAGCCGTTCGCGCACCGGGGTGCGCGAGGGCTCGGTCACGGGGCCTGGACGTCGACGGTCATGGCGTCCAGCCTCGCACCTGCGGCGATCCACCCGCGAGCCGACCTGACGTCGCGGGGACGTCCGATCGAGACGGCTCCGCGCACCACGCCGTCGTCGAGGAGGTAGGCGATGAAGTCGCGCTCGGCCAGCGAGCCGTCGACGACCAGGTCGTGCGAACCCTCCGGCCAACCGGCGACCTGGAGGTTGAGGCCGTACTGGTCGGACCAGCACCACGGCACCTCCGCGAAGGGCTCGTCACCTCCGGCCATGACCTTGCCGACCGCGGTGCCGTGGTTCTGCGCGCCCTGCCAATGCTCGACGCGATGGCGGCCGCCCAGCACGGGGCGTGGCTGGTTGGCGACGTCGCCGGCCGCGAACACGCCCTCGAGCGAGGTGCGGCCGAGGGCGTCGACGAGGATGCCGCCGCCGTCGCCGGACGATGCCAGGGCGATGCCGGCGCGCTCGGCCAGCTCGGTGCACGGCTCCATGCCGACCGCCACGACCGCGACGCTCGCGGTCCACGTGCGTCCGTCGCTGGCGCGGACGACCGTGCCGTCGCCGGTGTCGACGATCGACTCCACCGTCACGCCGGTGTGCAGCTCGGTGCCTTCGCGACGGTGGATGTCGACGTACATCTCACCGAGCTCGGGTGGCAGGAGCCTCGGCAGCGGCAGATCGGCGGTCTCGAGCAGCGTGACCTCGCAGCCCGCCCCGCGCGCGCTGGCGGCGATCTCCGAGCCGATCAGCCCGGCTCCGACGATGACGACCGACGCTCCCGCGGCGAGCTCGGCCGCGAGGCGCGGGACGTCGGCGAGACCGCGCAACGTCCGCACGCCCGAGGCGTCCCACGGGTTGCGCGCCCGGCCACCTGTCGCGAGGAGCAGCTGCTCGAACGGCAGCGCCTCGCCGTCGTCCAGCACGACAGCACGGCTGGGGGCGTCGATCTCGACGGCGCGACGCCCGGTCATGAGGGTGATGCCGTGGTCGGCGTACCACTCGGCCTTCTTGATGCGGATCTCGTCGGCCGTCTTGTCGCCGCGGACGATCTCCTTGGAGACCGGCGGTCGGCGGTAGGGCAGCTCGGGCTCGTCGCCCACGAGGTGCACCGCGCCTTCGTAGCCGGCTGCCCGCATGGCGGCGGCCGCGCTGACCCCCGCGATGCCCGTGCCGACGATGACGGTGCGTGTCATCGGCGGCTCAGAGCTCGACCATCACGAAGTCGGCCTTGGCCGCACCGCAGTCGGGGCACGTCCAGTCGTCGGGGATGTCGTCCCACCTGGTACCCGGTGCGATGTCCTCCTCGGGCCAGCCCTCGGCCTCGTCGTAGACGAATCCGCACTGCTGGCACTCGAAACGCTTCATGACGGGTCTCCTGTGGTGGGGGTGGCGGCGCGGGTCTCGGCGGCGATGATGTGGCCGTCCTGGTCGTTGCGGACGAACTGCTCGATCGGCAGGAAGTCGACCTGCTCGCGCACGCCGCAGTCGGGGCACGTCCAGTCGGGGTCGATGTCGGCGAAGGCCGTGCCGGCTGCCCAGCCCTCGCGGGGGTTGCCGGTCGTCTCGTCGTAGACGTACTCGCAGTTGGGGCAGATGAACCGTGCCATCTCAGGCGACCTTCCCGTACCGGCGCTCGTAGGCGGCGGCCGTGCGTGGGTGCAGGTTGGTGCGGGACAGGTCGCCGTCGTAGTGGCGCACGACCTTGTCGTCCATGATGCGGCGCCAGACCTGCGGGACCCAGCTCAGCACGATCATCCCGGCGTAGCCCGTCGGCAGCACGGGGGCCTCCTTGAAGTCGCGCAGCGCCTGGTAGCGACGCGTGGGGTTGGCGTGGTGGTCGCTGTGCCGCTGGAGGTGGTAGAGCAGGACGTTGGTGCCGATGTTGTTGGAGTTCCAGCTGTGGCTCGGGTTGACCCGCTCGTAGCGGCCCGACTCGAGCCTCTGGCGCTTCATGCCGTAGTGCTCGAGGTAGTTGACCGACTCGAGCAGCCAGATGCCCGCGACGGCCTGCAGCACGAGGTACGGGAAGATCTGCCAGCCGAAGGCGATCATCAGCCCGCCCCACAGCACGACCGAGAACGCCCAGGCGTTGAGCACGTCGTTCTTGAGCGACCAGTGGGACGTCTTGAGACGTCCGAAGCGCTTCTTCTCCAGGCTCCACGCACTCTTCAGGCTGCCGACGACGGTGCGCGGCATGAACTCCCACACGGTCTCGCCGAGGCGACCGCTCGCGGGGTCCTCCGGGGTGGCGACGCGGACGTGGTGGCCGCGGTTGTGCTCGATGAAGAAGTGGCCGTAGAACGTCTGGGCGAGGGCGGCGCGAGCGAACCAGCGCTCGTACTCCTCCTTCTTGTGGCCCAGCTCGTGCGCCGTGTTGATGCCGATGCCCGCCACCATGCCGAGGCCGAGGGCCAGCCCGATGCGCGCCGCGACCGACAGCGGCTCGTCGATGCCGGGCAGCGTGCCGCCGCCGAGCAGGTAGCTGCCCCAGATCAGTCCGCCGATCTGCGCCGGGATGAACAGGTAGGTCACCCAGCGGTAGTAGCGGTCGTCCTCGAGCTGCTCGAGCACCTCGTCGGGCGGGTTCTCGCCGTCACGACCGGCGACGAGGTCGGCGAGCGGCACGATGACGAACAGGAAGAACGGGCCGAAGTACCACACCACGGTCGACCCGGTGAGGACGTGCAACCCCCACATGCTCACGGGGATCAGCGGCACGATCGCCCCGATGATCCACAGGTATCGCTTGCGGTCACGCCACTGGACGGTCGTGCCGTCGACGGTTGCCTCGATCGTCATGATGCTCCTTCACGCGCCTCGGGAGCGGCGCTTTACAAGAAGGTAGCAAATGTAAAGTTTGCTGGCAAGTATCCGTCGAACCGGCACCGCGGCGTCACTCCGGGCACCCGAGATGCCAGGAGTGACGCCGTGCGCTCAGCCGACGAGCTTGACCGTCGAGCAGTCCGGGCTGCCCGGGGCCGTCACGTCGGTCTTGGCGACCTGGACGCCCAACAGCTTGAACACGGGGTAGATCAGCGCGGAGAGCAGCTTGTCGATGGGGCCGTTGGCCGCCACGAGAGGGTTGATGATCGTGTTGATGATGCCGCCGAGGAGCGGATTGATGATGGCCCCGAGGACGTCACCGACGAACGTGCCGTCCATCAGGCCGATCTTGGAGTCGGAGATCGCCAGGCCGAGCACCCCGGATCCTGAGACCGATCGCGTGGTGACGGTCGGTGGCGTGAACGTGAGATCGGTCGGTCCACCCACGGCACCGGTCGCCGTGAGCTTCGACTTCACCGACAGGAGCGCATCGCCGAACAGGAGGCCGAGATTCTGCAGCACCCCGACGTTCAACGTGCCGACTCCGAGGACCGCCCCGGTCTTGGCGGTGATGACGGCTCCGCTCGGGGACCCGCACGCGATGCTCTTGAGCGTGGCCTCGCCGCGTCCCATCTCGAGGTCGAGCTCCATCACGACGGAGGCGGCACCGATGCTGAGCGGGTCGACGGTCGACTTGACGTGGACCTTGACCTGGGCGCTCTTGGCCGTGATGCCGGCCTTGCCACAGGCGATCTGCGGCGGCTCGACGATGATGGCCGTGAGGTCCAGGAGCCGCTCGGCCCCGGGCAGGCCCACGCCGAGGTTCTTGACGTTGAGGGCGTTGGTGCCGTTGGACGCGAAGACCGCCGCCGTCACGAGGTCGAACACGTTGACCAGGGCCGACAGCCCTGCGGAGTTGGCGGTCTCGAGGTTGAGGATCTTGCCGATGTCGACTGTTCCTCCCGAGATCTGCAGGCCGATCGCCTGCAGCGCTGCCGCCTGGACGGTGTAGCCGTTCTTCGACAGCGCAGTGGCCGTGGCCAGCACGAAGTCCCGGGTGCTGACGGTCGTGGCCAGCACCGCCTGCGGCGTGCCGACGCCCAGGGCGACAGCCAGGTCGGCCAACGGCACCACGGTGTCCTTGACGGTCAGCAGCCCCGCCGGGCTCAGCACGTTGAGCTGCGTCTTGAGGATCAGGTCGAGCAGGGGGCCCAGGGCACCGGTCGAGCTGTTCAGCGACAGCTCGCTCGACGAGGCCGAGAAGCACATCGTCGGATCGGCGCTCGTCGCGACGGCCGGGCGCGCGGCCTTGCCGTCGCCGGGCGCGAAGGCGAAGCCCACCGAGGTCGCCGCGATGACCTGCACGGCCGTCGGAACGGCACCGCCCGACACCGGCGTGAAGACACCCGTCGTGTTGCTGACCGTGCCGAGGGCCACGGTCAACGTCGGCGGGCGGCCGACGGTCTTGTTCTGCTCGACCGCCTGGGTCTTGACCGCTGCGAACTTGGGGTCGGCGAGGATCACCGATGCCGTGCGGCCCTTGAGCTGGCGGGCGAGGTCCATCGCCGCGGAGTCCGCCAGCGACTGCATGTCACGGCGCGCCACGCGCTGGGTGCCGAGGTCGACGGCGAACGCCGTGAACGTCAGCACCACCGTCATGAGCAGCACCGCCATCACCAGGATCGCGCCGCGCTCGTCGCGCTCGTCACGTCGCGTCATGTCAGTTCACCTCGACCACGGACGTGTAGGTGAGGTTCTGCGGCAGGGTGACACCCAGACCCGGGAACGACGGCACCAGCGGGTTGGCGCGGTAGGCGTGCGTCACGGTGACGACCGCGCACCGGCGTGTCGCATCAGCAGGGCACGCGACGTTGGGCTGGATGCTGCAGGTGCCGTCGGTCGAGCTGCCGTGCACGAGGTTGGTGCCGGAGCAGGTCACGCCGTAACCGCCCAGGGCGTCGTTGATCGCCGTCCGGGACTTGGTCGTCTTGGTGGCGGTGTCCATGCCCGACGGCACGATCGCCACCGCCCGCGCACCCTCGCTCGCGGCCTGCCCGAGCGCCTGGCGATAGCTCAGCATGTAGCCGTAGCTGACGATGCCGAAGACCAGTGCCACGAACACCGGCAGCACCAGCGCGAACTCGACCATCGCCGCACCTCGTTCACGCTCGGACCGCCGTGATGGGGACCCCTCCGGCCGCACGATCCCCGGGGATCTGGCGAGGGAGCGCCGGGCCGAAGAGGCCTCCATCACGGCGGTCATCCGTTGCTCGCATAAGCAGTGACGACCGACGGAGCGAGGACGATGATGAACAGGACAGGCAGGACGCAGACCATCAGCGGGATCAGGATCTTGACCGGGACCTTCTGCGCCCTGGCCTCGGCCCGCATGCGCCGTGCGAGCCGCATCTCCTTGGCCTGGCTGCGCACGACCGACGCCACCGAGATGCCGTACTCCTCCGCCTGGACGATCGACTTGGCGAAGCCCCGCACGTCGTCCACCGACGTGCGATCGGCCAACGCGGTGTACGCGTCGCGGCGGGACATCCCGAGCGAGACGTCCTGCAGCAACCGGACGAACTCGTCGACGAGCGGACCCTCTCCCACCTCGGCGACCTTGATCAGCGCCTGCTCGAAGCCGACGCCCGCCTCGATCGAGATGACGATCTGGTCGAGCAGGTCCGGCAGCGTCTTCTGCATCTCCTCCTGGCGCTTGACGCCACGGTTGTAGATCAGCAGGTCGGGCACGAAGTAGCCCAGGACGATCACTGCCAGGGCGACCAGCAGGACGAAGGGCGACGACCACTTCGATACGATGACGACCGCGAAGAACAGTCCCACCGCAGCGCCCGCGGGCTTGAGCACGATGATCCGCTGCAGCGTCCAGCCGACCGGACGTCCGGCCAGCACGATGTTGCGCTCGATCCGTCGCACCAGCGTCGGTGCCGTGAGGCGGGCGAACAGGCCATCGGCCGAGACGTCCGACCGGATGCGCTTCCACGCGCTCTCGGTCGCGGCCTCGGGGGCGGCCAGCATGCGGACGCGCTTCTGCACGCCCCGACCGGGCAGCACCAGGACGCCACCGGCGGTCGCAGCCATGAGCGCGGCGCCTGCGAGGAGGAGGACTCCGATGATCAACATGGCAACCCCTCAGAACTCGATGTTCACGATGGATCGCATCCACAGGCCGCCGAGGAGGTACAGGACGGCGCTGCCGAGCAGCAGCAGCTTGCCGATCCCGGTGGCGACGAACAACGACATCGTGTCGGCGCTGACGAGCATGTAGTAGATACCGATGCACACCGGCAGTCCCATCAGGATGACGGCCGACAGGCGACCCTCGGCCGACAGGGACATCACCTGCATCCGCACGTGCAGGCGCTCGCGGATCGTCTCGGCCACCTGGTCGAGGATCTCGTTGAGGTTGCCGCCGGTCTCCCGCTGCGCCGAGATCGCCCCGGCGACCCACCTGAAGTCGGTCGACTGCATGCGCTCGGCCACGGCCTCCAGCGACTCCACGAGATCGCGACCCAGCCGGTTCTCGTTGACGACGCGAGCCAGCTCC is a window encoding:
- a CDS encoding pilus assembly protein TadG-related protein encodes the protein MTRRDERDERGAILVMAVLLMTVVLTFTAFAVDLGTQRVARRDMQSLADSAAMDLARQLKGRTASVILADPKFAAVKTQAVEQNKTVGRPPTLTVALGTVSNTTGVFTPVSGGAVPTAVQVIAATSVGFAFAPGDGKAARPAVATSADPTMCFSASSSELSLNSSTGALGPLLDLILKTQLNVLSPAGLLTVKDTVVPLADLAVALGVGTPQAVLATTVSTRDFVLATATALSKNGYTVQAAALQAIGLQISGGTVDIGKILNLETANSAGLSALVNVFDLVTAAVFASNGTNALNVKNLGVGLPGAERLLDLTAIIVEPPQIACGKAGITAKSAQVKVHVKSTVDPLSIGAASVVMELDLEMGRGEATLKSIACGSPSGAVITAKTGAVLGVGTLNVGVLQNLGLLFGDALLSVKSKLTATGAVGGPTDLTFTPPTVTTRSVSGSGVLGLAISDSKIGLMDGTFVGDVLGAIINPLLGGIINTIINPLVAANGPIDKLLSALIYPVFKLLGVQVAKTDVTAPGSPDCSTVKLVG
- a CDS encoding TadE/TadG family type IV pilus assembly protein; its protein translation is MVEFALVLPVFVALVFGIVSYGYMLSYRQALGQAASEGARAVAIVPSGMDTATKTTKSRTAINDALGGYGVTCSGTNLVHGSSTDGTCSIQPNVACPADATRRCAVVTVTHAYRANPLVPSFPGLGVTLPQNLTYTSVVEVN
- a CDS encoding type II secretion system F family protein; this translates as MLIIGVLLLAGAALMAATAGGVLVLPGRGVQKRVRMLAAPEAATESAWKRIRSDVSADGLFARLTAPTLVRRIERNIVLAGRPVGWTLQRIIVLKPAGAAVGLFFAVVIVSKWSSPFVLLVALAVIVLGYFVPDLLIYNRGVKRQEEMQKTLPDLLDQIVISIEAGVGFEQALIKVAEVGEGPLVDEFVRLLQDVSLGMSRRDAYTALADRTSVDDVRGFAKSIVQAEEYGISVASVVRSQAKEMRLARRMRAEARAQKVPVKILIPLMVCVLPVLFIIVLAPSVVTAYASNG